The following are from one region of the Acidobacteriota bacterium genome:
- a CDS encoding DUF3108 domain-containing protein, which yields MLKPVSTIAISLLLGLSFAAAQGAPEKVAISPAKIAQPLPFNIGETLTYEVSFSRLIFSGVIGELKLSVSQPSDFTKPEMIELKAEAISKGFFPALFGLKVRDRYVSLVNQIDFGLHVSTKLIEEGKVRREQKSVVDREGGRITYTDRDLTNLKSEPKVKERATPSWLQDLLSTIYFVRTQPLKDGDVVAMPVTDAGEVYNIEVVADKREEVKTAAGRLKAIRLNAKVFDGRYIRRSGEMLVWLTDDARRIPVRARIKTSGTTITVDLKRMPIR from the coding sequence ATGTTAAAGCCGGTTTCAACTATCGCGATCTCGTTGTTGCTGGGGCTGAGCTTTGCGGCAGCACAGGGCGCGCCTGAAAAGGTCGCAATTAGTCCGGCGAAAATAGCTCAGCCACTTCCGTTCAACATCGGCGAAACGCTGACTTATGAAGTGAGCTTTTCGAGACTCATCTTCTCGGGCGTCATAGGCGAGCTAAAGCTGTCTGTTTCACAGCCCTCCGATTTCACCAAGCCGGAGATGATAGAGCTCAAAGCTGAAGCCATCTCCAAGGGGTTCTTCCCCGCGCTGTTCGGACTGAAGGTTCGCGACCGGTACGTATCTCTGGTCAACCAGATCGACTTCGGGCTTCACGTTTCCACCAAGCTTATTGAAGAAGGCAAGGTTCGTCGCGAGCAAAAATCCGTCGTCGATCGCGAGGGCGGCCGAATCACCTACACTGACCGAGATTTGACGAACCTCAAGAGCGAGCCGAAGGTCAAAGAAAGGGCTACGCCATCGTGGCTTCAAGACCTGCTGTCGACCATCTACTTCGTGCGAACCCAGCCGCTCAAGGACGGTGACGTAGTCGCTATGCCTGTCACTGATGCTGGCGAGGTTTACAACATCGAAGTCGTCGCGGACAAACGCGAAGAGGTCAAGACTGCTGCCGGAAGGTTAAAAGCGATTCGGTTAAACGCCAAGGTGTTTGACGGCCGCTACATAAGACGCAGCGGTGAGATGCTGGTCTGGTTGACGGACGACGCAAGGCGAATCCCGGTGCGCGCCCGAATCAAGACTTCGGGCACAACGATCACGGTGGATTTGAAGCGAATGCCAATCCGGTAG
- a CDS encoding ATP-binding protein, whose translation MSSESADIKLAPCPDCGGTGWELVEGKGVKLCRCKTDSRSDVLLGGARIPKRFEHCAFENFEPACISVGRALMNTKRFVEEYPLVDVGLLYLGRCGVGKTHLAVAALKELINKGIAGLFYDFRDLLKEIQDSYNPKTSTSELNILAPVFDAEVLVLDELGASKPTAWVQETITHIINKRYNDKKITIFTSNYLDLPIGSAYDESLTDRVGARLRSRLHEMCRLVGMEGDDYRELLRARRGSRFLS comes from the coding sequence ATGAGTTCTGAATCGGCAGATATCAAGCTTGCCCCGTGTCCGGATTGCGGAGGCACTGGATGGGAGCTTGTTGAGGGAAAGGGCGTAAAGCTGTGCCGTTGTAAGACCGATTCTCGCTCCGATGTCCTGCTCGGCGGCGCCCGCATACCAAAACGCTTCGAACACTGCGCTTTCGAGAATTTCGAGCCCGCGTGCATTTCGGTTGGCCGCGCGCTGATGAACACCAAGCGGTTCGTGGAAGAATATCCGCTGGTCGACGTCGGGCTCTTGTATCTGGGCCGATGCGGCGTAGGGAAGACTCACCTTGCGGTAGCTGCGTTGAAGGAGTTGATCAACAAAGGCATAGCAGGGTTGTTCTACGATTTCCGTGATCTGCTGAAAGAGATTCAGGACAGCTATAACCCCAAGACAAGCACGTCGGAGCTGAACATCCTGGCGCCGGTGTTCGATGCCGAGGTGCTGGTGCTTGATGAGCTTGGGGCGAGCAAACCGACTGCGTGGGTTCAAGAGACGATCACTCACATTATCAACAAGCGATACAACGACAAGAAGATCACTATCTTCACCTCCAACTATTTGGACCTGCCCATAGGCTCGGCTTACGACGAAAGCCTGACGGATCGAGTAGGCGCGCGGCTTCGATCCCGCTTGCACGAGATGTGCAGGTTGGTAGGGATGGAAGGCGACGACTACCGCGAGCTGTTAAGAGCCCGCCGCGGCAGCCGCTTCTTGAGTTAG
- a CDS encoding ABC transporter permease, which yields MKVAERSPERVPKVAAMATNVKKLLASWRPESETSNPLAPRVSFKSSAVRRVRSIALNTFRESVRDRVLYNLILFVLILVAAAVFVSDLSLDMESQFTAALGLSAMLVFGALIAIFIGVGLVYKEIDKRTIYSLLSKPVHRHEFIIGKYLGLCLTLLVNTTVMVLGTELALLGVNGKFVPLQTAVLAASYLVYLELALLVAVALMFSSFTTPMLAALFSFAVYVIGHFSRDLLQAAALSNSAVTRAALTIAYYLLPNLSNFGFIAETSHGRMVPLGMALSATAYALVYISILLSASILIFQRRNFK from the coding sequence GTGAAAGTAGCGGAGCGCAGCCCTGAACGCGTCCCAAAAGTCGCGGCGATGGCAACTAACGTGAAAAAGCTGCTGGCAAGCTGGAGGCCCGAGTCCGAGACCTCGAATCCCCTGGCTCCGCGCGTGAGCTTCAAATCGAGCGCGGTGCGCAGGGTTCGCTCGATCGCGCTAAACACATTTCGCGAGTCTGTCCGCGATCGCGTGCTCTACAACCTGATCCTGTTTGTGCTGATCCTCGTCGCCGCCGCGGTGTTCGTGAGCGATCTGTCGCTCGACATGGAAAGCCAGTTCACCGCCGCTCTAGGCTTAAGCGCGATGTTGGTGTTCGGTGCGTTGATTGCCATCTTCATCGGCGTGGGTCTCGTCTATAAAGAAATCGATAAGCGCACTATCTACAGCCTGCTCTCGAAGCCGGTGCATCGCCACGAGTTCATCATCGGTAAGTACTTAGGGTTGTGTCTCACTTTGCTGGTCAATACGACGGTGATGGTGCTCGGCACGGAACTCGCGCTCCTGGGCGTAAACGGAAAGTTCGTTCCGCTCCAAACGGCGGTGCTGGCCGCGTCCTATCTGGTGTATCTGGAGCTCGCGCTTCTAGTAGCAGTTGCTCTCATGTTTTCATCCTTCACCACGCCGATGCTCGCCGCGCTGTTTTCATTCGCGGTTTACGTGATTGGGCACTTCAGCAGAGATTTGTTACAGGCCGCCGCTTTGTCGAATTCAGCCGTGACCAGAGCGGCGCTGACTATTGCTTATTACCTGCTCCCGAATCTGTCGAACTTTGGCTTCATTGCCGAGACCTCACACGGGCGAATGGTCCCGCTGGGAATGGCGCTGTCGGCGACGGCGTACGCGCTAGTCTACATAAGCATACTTCTATCGGCGTCGATCCTGATATTTCAGAGGAGAAATTTCAAATGA
- a CDS encoding 1-deoxy-D-xylulose-5-phosphate reductoisomerase, with protein sequence MKSVAILGSTGSIGLSTVSVIDSLPDMFVVAGLAAGRDLEGLAKQVARYRPRLVSVADEGDVPALREKLRAAGLERVPEIVFGEDGLVAVACLEGVDTVVSATVGAVGFLPTYKALTLGRRVCLANKETLVMAGELMTRAAAESGAELLPVDSEHNALHQCMRGEQVREVKRLILTASGGPFRQTPVERMREATVEEALAHPTWQMGSKITIDSATLMNKGLEVIEAGWLFGFTADRISVAVHPQSIVHSMIEMIDGSIIAQLGVTDMRLMIQYALTYPDRLPTELPSLGFDKLARLEFFEPDLERFPCLRLAYEAMREGGTMPAALSAANEIAVASFLNRRIKFMDISRVIEGTMAAHKTQPCSSIEAVLEADRWARAHAEQLTEGSGKLAVS encoded by the coding sequence ATGAAAAGCGTCGCCATACTTGGATCCACTGGCTCGATCGGGCTGAGCACAGTCTCTGTCATAGATTCGCTGCCAGACATGTTCGTAGTAGCCGGGCTCGCCGCGGGCCGCGATCTGGAAGGACTGGCAAAACAAGTTGCTCGCTACCGCCCGCGCCTGGTGTCTGTCGCCGATGAAGGCGACGTTCCAGCCCTGAGGGAGAAACTCCGCGCTGCGGGCCTCGAGAGGGTTCCCGAGATAGTGTTCGGCGAGGACGGCCTGGTGGCCGTCGCTTGTCTCGAGGGCGTGGATACTGTCGTATCGGCGACGGTCGGCGCGGTGGGGTTCTTGCCCACCTACAAAGCGCTCACCCTGGGACGGCGCGTTTGTCTTGCTAACAAAGAGACGTTGGTGATGGCGGGCGAGCTGATGACCCGCGCCGCTGCTGAGTCGGGTGCTGAGCTGCTGCCGGTCGACAGCGAGCACAACGCGCTGCATCAATGTATGCGAGGCGAGCAGGTTCGCGAGGTTAAACGCCTGATACTGACCGCTTCGGGCGGACCGTTTCGCCAAACCCCGGTCGAACGAATGCGCGAAGCGACGGTCGAAGAAGCGCTCGCGCATCCAACCTGGCAAATGGGCTCGAAGATCACCATTGATTCCGCGACCCTTATGAATAAGGGGCTCGAGGTGATCGAAGCGGGCTGGCTGTTCGGCTTCACCGCGGATCGAATCTCGGTGGCCGTGCATCCGCAGTCGATCGTTCACTCGATGATCGAGATGATCGACGGCTCGATCATCGCACAGCTCGGCGTGACCGATATGCGGCTGATGATCCAGTATGCGCTGACTTATCCGGACAGGCTCCCGACTGAGCTTCCGTCTCTCGGCTTTGACAAGCTTGCGCGGCTCGAGTTTTTTGAGCCCGACCTCGAGCGATTCCCCTGCTTGAGGCTTGCATACGAAGCAATGCGTGAAGGCGGAACGATGCCGGCGGCGTTGAGTGCTGCTAACGAGATTGCCGTCGCGTCGTTCCTGAATCGGCGAATAAAGTTCATGGACATTTCTCGCGTGATTGAAGGAACGATGGCAGCGCACAAGACCCAGCCTTGCTCGAGTATCGAAGCGGTCCTGGAAGCCGACCGATGGGCGCGCGCGCATGCTGAGCAGTTGACGGAAGGCAGTGGTAAATTGGCAGTTAGCTAA
- a CDS encoding glycosyltransferase family 9 protein — protein sequence MKLSSIGDVVHTLPAAALLRRALPDANIAWVVERRASAIVEDSPVIDELIKLDTRAWRNDFPSISAVRDARGALSRLRAAPELNGAEHADIAIDFQGLIKSGVVAFASRAKRRLGFETSDLRETPCKLFLTEQAETSGFKHVIDKNLALARAAIASPGTTSTGEARVSNGGYEFPIGVSPGDERYVEGVIDNQAGPFAIINPGGGWPTKLWPPEHYAELADWLWGDCGFGSLVTYGPGEEALAQSVAANARSGAARAVASTLKQFVALARRAALFVGGDTGPLHLAAASSTPIVGLYGPTSPERNGPFDPQDITLGRELWCRDACHRRSCWHWECMEIPVNDVKRAVLNRLASAEVKRVE from the coding sequence GTGAAACTCAGTTCAATCGGCGACGTGGTGCATACCCTGCCCGCGGCGGCGCTGCTCAGGCGAGCGTTGCCGGATGCGAACATTGCGTGGGTGGTCGAGCGTCGCGCCAGCGCTATTGTCGAGGACTCGCCAGTAATAGACGAGCTGATCAAGCTTGACACACGAGCCTGGCGCAACGACTTTCCGAGCATCTCCGCTGTCCGGGATGCCCGAGGCGCACTGAGCCGCTTGCGCGCAGCGCCGGAGTTAAACGGCGCTGAGCACGCTGACATAGCGATAGACTTTCAGGGGCTGATCAAGTCCGGGGTCGTCGCGTTCGCCTCGCGAGCGAAGCGGCGGCTGGGATTCGAGACGAGCGACCTGCGGGAGACGCCTTGTAAGCTGTTTTTGACCGAGCAAGCCGAAACGTCAGGTTTCAAGCATGTCATCGACAAGAATCTGGCGCTCGCTCGAGCCGCTATTGCCAGCCCAGGCACTACATCAACGGGCGAGGCCAGAGTTTCGAACGGCGGCTATGAGTTTCCTATCGGCGTCTCGCCCGGCGATGAACGCTACGTCGAAGGGGTGATCGACAATCAAGCCGGCCCGTTCGCCATAATCAACCCCGGCGGCGGGTGGCCGACGAAGCTTTGGCCGCCGGAGCATTACGCCGAGCTGGCCGATTGGTTATGGGGGGACTGCGGGTTTGGGTCGTTGGTAACCTACGGGCCCGGCGAGGAAGCTCTCGCGCAGAGCGTGGCCGCGAATGCGCGATCAGGCGCCGCCCGCGCAGTTGCGTCCACGCTCAAACAATTCGTCGCGCTCGCGCGGCGCGCCGCGTTGTTTGTTGGAGGCGACACGGGTCCGCTTCATCTGGCTGCGGCGAGTAGCACGCCGATCGTTGGGCTCTACGGGCCGACTTCTCCCGAGCGCAATGGTCCGTTCGATCCGCAAGACATCACGTTAGGCCGAGAACTTTGGTGCCGGGATGCCTGCCATCGCCGAAGCTGCTGGCACTGGGAGTGTATGGAGATTCCAGTGAACGATGTGAAGCGCGCGGTGTTGAATCGTCTGGCAAGCGCCGAAGTAAAGAGGGTGGAGTGA
- a CDS encoding isoprenylcysteine carboxylmethyltransferase family protein, with product MTLKQLAQRIRVPAGFVLAPLLFISARPSRASLVSGAFVAIIGLAIRGWASGHLKKNQELTTSGPYAHTRNPLYLGTFLLGAGVAAGGGTLWFIGLFAVLYLLIYVPVMFAEADTMRELFSEDYEKYSKQVPLFVPRFTPYGARGSSSYAAQLNRSSWRGGRQFDSSLYLRHREYRAALGFIIVYVLLATKMFL from the coding sequence GTGACTCTCAAACAACTGGCCCAACGTATCAGAGTGCCTGCGGGCTTCGTGCTTGCTCCCTTGTTGTTCATTTCGGCGCGACCCAGTCGCGCGTCCCTCGTGTCTGGGGCGTTTGTTGCGATCATCGGACTTGCAATTCGCGGGTGGGCGTCCGGCCACTTGAAGAAGAATCAGGAGCTGACAACCTCGGGACCGTATGCGCACACGCGCAATCCCCTTTACCTGGGCACCTTCTTGCTGGGAGCGGGAGTGGCAGCCGGCGGCGGGACCCTGTGGTTCATAGGATTGTTCGCCGTGCTTTACCTGTTGATCTACGTGCCAGTGATGTTTGCCGAAGCGGATACAATGCGCGAGTTATTCTCTGAAGACTACGAGAAGTACAGCAAACAAGTGCCGCTGTTTGTCCCGCGTTTTACACCGTACGGCGCTCGTGGCTCTTCATCATATGCCGCGCAACTCAACCGATCATCGTGGCGGGGCGGCAGGCAGTTTGATTCATCGCTGTACTTGCGGCATCGGGAGTACCGCGCGGCGCTGGGTTTCATAATCGTCTATGTGCTACTCGCAACGAAGATGTTTCTCTAA
- a CDS encoding tetratricopeptide repeat protein — protein sequence MKSDNKHKRSGTKESVKADSLLAADSKLSVTRVLLLTCLLSFLAYANSLGGEFVFDDTEQIVENQNIRSWENLGKAFTTHVWAFRERPGTLNLAPPLPYYRPLFTAMLTLEYHMFGLWPQGWHLVSVLLHALCAVGVFYVILLMSGGRLVAFIASLIFVVHPVHAESVSWISGMTDPLFGVFFLASFYFYLQTRQSSEGASRRALVLSLMMFVLATFAKETALSLVLVVFGYELIASAGPGMRSVLDAAKRAAPYAAVALIYLVPRYLVLGELMWKNPQAPDRPLAYTLLTLPFVVCSYLAHLLWPVGLSVNYNTHFVTTATSPSFFLPAAALGLSAATLFYYRKSVGRGVWHALLLLFVPLLPVLNLGKVSREEYLIFDHYLYLSVAGAGYLVAIGIRRLGAFEPSVKQTSVAGSRRPAFAIAVFAMIVLGLTVATARENKPWADSYSLWSNVARVRPAYWAAYYNVGLALLDAKRFDEARAALERATALKPDEPNVLDALGRAYDGMGDSSNAVTSFKRAIQIDDGMFESFNNLGTVYLNSGDNARAEEQFSAALRLMPGAIAPRFNLGICYKRQGRYLDAAREFERIVESSEADAGVYYELGSAYEHIGRRTEAAEKYRRGLAMAEPKSLQAELNEGLARLQRESSGAQP from the coding sequence ATGAAGTCTGACAACAAACACAAGCGAAGCGGCACGAAGGAGTCGGTCAAGGCGGACTCTCTGCTTGCGGCAGACAGCAAGTTGAGTGTGACTCGAGTGCTGCTTTTGACCTGCTTGCTTTCGTTTTTAGCCTACGCCAACTCGCTGGGCGGCGAGTTCGTATTCGACGATACCGAGCAGATTGTCGAGAACCAGAATATCCGCTCGTGGGAGAACCTCGGTAAGGCTTTTACGACACACGTATGGGCATTCCGTGAGCGGCCCGGAACGCTTAATCTCGCGCCTCCCCTTCCTTACTATCGCCCACTGTTCACTGCGATGCTTACCCTTGAGTACCACATGTTCGGACTCTGGCCGCAGGGTTGGCATCTTGTAAGTGTGCTGCTGCACGCTTTGTGCGCGGTCGGCGTCTTTTACGTGATCCTGTTGATGTCGGGCGGAAGACTTGTCGCATTCATTGCTTCGCTGATCTTTGTAGTGCATCCGGTTCACGCCGAGTCGGTTAGCTGGATAAGCGGGATGACCGACCCGCTGTTTGGAGTGTTCTTCCTGGCGTCGTTCTATTTTTATTTGCAGACACGCCAGTCGAGCGAGGGCGCCAGCCGCAGGGCGCTTGTGTTGTCGCTTATGATGTTTGTGCTGGCGACCTTTGCGAAGGAGACTGCGTTGAGCCTGGTGCTGGTGGTCTTTGGATACGAGTTGATCGCATCGGCAGGCCCTGGGATGAGGAGCGTCCTCGATGCAGCGAAGCGGGCAGCGCCCTATGCCGCAGTTGCCCTGATCTATCTTGTGCCGCGATACCTTGTGCTCGGGGAGCTGATGTGGAAGAACCCGCAAGCACCCGACCGGCCGCTCGCGTACACCCTGCTGACTTTGCCGTTCGTAGTTTGCAGTTATCTTGCGCACCTACTATGGCCGGTGGGACTGAGCGTCAACTACAACACTCACTTCGTAACAACCGCGACGTCGCCGAGTTTCTTTTTGCCGGCGGCCGCGCTAGGCTTGAGCGCCGCGACGCTCTTCTACTATCGGAAGAGTGTCGGCCGCGGGGTTTGGCATGCGCTACTGCTGCTCTTCGTTCCGCTGCTGCCTGTACTCAATCTCGGGAAGGTCTCGCGGGAAGAGTATCTGATTTTTGATCACTACCTTTATCTTTCGGTTGCGGGCGCCGGCTATCTTGTTGCAATCGGCATCCGCAGGCTTGGCGCCTTCGAACCGAGCGTGAAGCAGACATCCGTAGCTGGGTCTCGTCGGCCCGCATTTGCGATTGCCGTGTTTGCGATGATTGTCCTCGGACTGACCGTTGCGACTGCGCGGGAGAACAAGCCATGGGCGGATTCGTATTCGCTCTGGTCCAACGTCGCTCGAGTGAGACCGGCCTACTGGGCGGCTTACTACAACGTGGGGCTCGCGCTGCTGGATGCGAAACGCTTCGATGAAGCTCGCGCGGCGCTCGAACGCGCAACCGCGCTCAAGCCCGATGAACCGAACGTTCTTGATGCTCTGGGCCGGGCCTACGATGGGATGGGTGACTCATCAAACGCGGTGACAAGCTTCAAGCGGGCGATTCAAATCGATGATGGGATGTTCGAGTCGTTCAACAACCTCGGTACGGTCTACCTGAACTCCGGTGATAACGCCAGAGCAGAGGAGCAATTCTCGGCGGCTCTCCGACTGATGCCCGGGGCAATCGCACCACGCTTCAATCTCGGGATCTGTTACAAGCGTCAAGGACGGTATCTTGACGCCGCCCGAGAGTTCGAACGGATCGTCGAATCGTCCGAGGCCGATGCGGGGGTTTATTACGAACTCGGTTCTGCCTACGAACACATTGGACGACGAACCGAGGCGGCGGAAAAATACCGGCGAGGCCTGGCGATGGCGGAGCCAAAGTCATTGCAGGCTGAGCTAAACGAGGGACTCGCGAGACTACAGCGTGAAAGTAGCGGAGCGCAGCCCTGA